One region of Strongyloides ratti genome assembly S_ratti_ED321, chromosome : X genomic DNA includes:
- a CDS encoding Amino acid/polyamine transporter I family-containing protein, protein MTKNDNKMGLFGAISYIIGNIVGSGIFITPTGILKSANSIGTSLLIWIASAFCSTLGAFNYVELGTSIRESGCDFSYITYVKWHPVAFSFMFVGCIIIYPATLAVQALAFSTYIFKGFGICTTGNYVYAEKLLGFCLMWLLMFLNFFSIKKIVSRFQIVASISKIVTSSIIIVTGFYFLIFKKGYENFKDPFYGKPITGSGLVTAMFSGLYSYDGWDILNFGLGEVENPKRTMPLAIIFGMSTIALIYVCLNIAYFSVLTIDEILDSTAVATTFAQRTLGDFQYAVPFLISIVLIGSMNSTIFSASRYLQSASRKRALPSFIACTNFIHDSPRVAILVHVILAIIISFVGDLDQLINYVSFCQWSQRGTTMIALLYIRFFHIPVHPNATRMPIIMHIVFVLICGTLTIYTIVTEFEIARVGLACLAVGLICFILFKWNITLSRFELYKKYSALVDRNAAVIAQVVFNGLSDIELSSEDIDKIENVVSSNAISGNENEALEYDSISQTDSDIRKRF, encoded by the exons atgactaaaaatgataataaaatggGCCTTTTCGGGGCCATATCGTATATTATTGGTAATATTGTTGGTTCaggtatttttataacacctactggaattttaaaatcagcAAACTCt atTGGAACATCATTACTTATTTGGATTGCATCAGCTTTTTGTTCAACTCTTGGAGCATTTAATTATGTTGAATTAGGTACATCTATACGTGAATCTGGATGtgatttttcatatattacATATGTTAAATGGCATCCAGTAGCATTTTCTTTTATGTTTGTTggttgtattattatttatccaGCAACATTAGCAGTACAAGCATTAGCATTTagtacatatatttttaaaggtTTTGGTATTTGTACAACTGGAAATTATGTTTATGCTGAAAAATTACTTGGTTTTTGTTTAATGTGGTTActtatgtttttaaattttttttctataaaaaaaattgtttctaGATTTCAAATAGTTGCATctatatcaaaaattgttacatcatcaattattattgtaacaggtttttattttttaatttttaagaaaggatatgaaaattttaaagatccTTTTTATGGTAAACCAATTACTGGTAGTGGATTAGTTACAGCAATGTTTAGTGGTCTTTATTCATATGATGGATGGGATATTCTTAATTTTGGACTTGGAGAAGTTGAAAATCCTAAAAGAACAATGCCGTTAGCAATTATTTTTGGAATGTCTACAATTGCACTTATATAtgtttgtttaaatattGCATATTTTTCTGTTTTAACAATAGATGAAATATTAGATTCAACAGCTGTTGCAACAACATTTGCCCAAAGAACTTTAGGAGATTTTCAATATGCTGTACCATTTCTTATTAGTATTGTACTTATTGGTTCAATGAATAGTACAATATTTTCTGCTTCTAGATATTTACAATCAGCATCAAGAAAAAGAGCTTTACCAAGTTTTATAGCATgtacaaattttatacatgATTCACCAAGAGTCGCAATTTTAGTTCATGTTATTCTTgcaattattatatcatttgtTGGTGATTTAGATCAACTTATTAATTATGTATCTTTTTGTCAATGGTCTCAACGTGGAACTACAATGATagctttattatatattagatTTTTTCATATACCAGTTCATCCAAATGCTACAAGAATGCCAATAATTATGCATATagtatttgttttaatttgtGGTACATTAACAATATATACAATTGTAACTGAATTTGAAATAGCACGTGTAGGTTTAGCTTGTTTAGCTGTAGGattaatatgttttatattatttaaatggaatattacattatcaagatttgaattatataaaaaatattccgcACTTGTAGATAGAAATGCAGCAGTCATTGCACAAGTTGTTTTTAATGGATTATCAGATATAGAATTATCATCTGAAGATAtagataaaattgaaaatgtGGTATCATCTAATGCTATTTCTGGTAATGAAAATGAGGCTTTAGAATATGATTCAATAAGTCAAACTGATAGTGATATTAggaaaagattttaa